The DNA window GAACAGACTATGAATCCACATTTGGATATCTGGCCTTTCATACACCTTTTGGAGGAATGGTAAAAGGAGCGCATCGTACCAATATGCGTAAGCTGAAACGTGCTACACCTGCTCAGATAGAAGCCGATTTTCAGAAAAGGGTAGTACCGTCTTTAACATACTGTCAGCGTGTAGGTAACATTATGGGCGCTACTGCACATCTGGCACTGGCCAGCACAATCGACAACGGTAATTTTGATACACCTCAACGGATAGGCGTATTCTCCTACGGATCTGGTTGTTGCTCTGAATTTTATAGTGGTGTTGTCACCGCCAGCTCACAGGAAAAACTAAAACAGTTCAGCCTCTCCAAACACCTGGACGACCGTTACATGTTATCCATTGAAGAATATGAAAATACATTTGCAGCCAACGAACAGTTAAAGTTCGGTACCAGAAATTATAAGGTGGATGCCAATCAGTTTCCAATGGCGTTTAAACATGTAAAAGGAAAGAACAGACTTGTTTTCTCAGAAATAAAAAATTACCACAGAATATATCAATGGGTATAACCATGTATACAGCAGAAAGTAATTATAAGACCATCAGGGTGCGTGAACAAAGAGGCGTATGTTATCTGCAGCTTTACCGGCCTGAGTCTGGCAACAGCATTAATGGGACACTCATTGAAGAAATAATGACCGTGCTGCATCAGCTTGAAAAAGATGCCGCTATTAAAGTAGTGGTGCTGGAAGGGCTGCCTGATAACTTTTGCACAGGTATGGATTTTACGGCAATGAGCAGTAGCATGTCTGATGTAATCGCAGCGGATGATCCCAATGGATTCTATGAAATGCTGAAATGTTTTTCTCTCTGCCCTCAGGCAATAGTCGCTAAAGTAGAAGGAAAGGTAAACGCTGGCGGAATCGGACTGATAGCCGCCAGCGATATTGTGATAGCAGATGAAAAAGCCATATTCAGCCTCTCTGAAGCTTTGTTCGGGCTGTTGCCCGCCTGTGTCATGCCATTTCTGATACGCAGAATCGGATATCAGAAAGCACAATGGATGACGCTGACCACACAAAGCCTTACTGCCGAACGGGCATATCAGATAGGTCTTGTAGATGAACTGACTACCAATGTAAACGATGCGCTGCGCAGAAATTTACTCCGGTTGCAACGACTGGACACAGATACCATCAAAAGCCTGAAAGATTATATGTCCCGTTTGTGGATTATTAACCAGTCCACTCAGCAACTGGCTGTAGATAAAATAAGCGCTTTGGTAAGTACAGAGAAGGTACAAACCAATATCAAAAATTTTGTGCAAAACGGAAAATTCCCATGGGACAAGTAGTAAAACTAAGTGAGTTAACACCTGATATTATTCAGATTACTATGGAAGACAGATCTTCCCGTAACACTTTTTCCAAAGAATTAATGAGTGGACTGATATCAGTTTTTGAAGAAATAAAACAGAATAACACTTATAAGGTGGCCATTCTTACAGGATACGAAAACTACTTCTGCTGCGGAGGAGCAAAGGAAGAATTGCTTCGGATCTTTAAAAAAGAAATAAAATTTAATGATCTTAATTTTTTTACCCTGCCACTGGATTGCGATATACCTGTTATTTCCGCTATGCAGGGCCATGGTATAGGTGGTGGATTTGTACTGGGCCTTTATGCAGATTTTACTATCCTCGGGATTGAGAATATTTATACAACCAATTTTATGAAATATGGATTCACCCCTGGTATGGGCGGCACCCTGATGGTACCTTTAAGATTAGGTGATGCCGTAGGAACAGAAATGTTGTTCTCTGCCAGAAATTACAGAGGAGAGGAGCTAAAAGAACGTGGTGTTTCATTGAAAGTAGTCCCAAAATCCTTAGTGCTGAAAGAAGCGATGGACCTGGCCCGAAGCCTGGCTGAAAAGCCAAGGTTATCCCTTATTACACTTAAAAAACATTTAGCTGCCGGTATAAGGGCCAAACTTCCGGAGGTGATAGCGCAGGAATTGAAAATGCATGATACTACCTTCCATCAACCTGAAGTAATGGAACGGATAGAAGCGCTTTTTGGTCAGTAAAGAAACTGAATATGAAGAGTAATGACAATATAGTATTCCTCTTTTCAGGCCAGGGAAGCCAGTACAGAGGTATGGGAGAAAAACTGTTCAGGCAGGATGCTGTTTTCAGAAATAGTTTGGAACAGAGTGATGTAATAGTACGGAAACAGTTAAACCGCTCATTGATTGATGAACTGTATTATGTAGATCAGTATCAGTTTGATGACTTACTGATTACTCATCCGGCTATTGTAGCGGTAGAAATAGCCATGTACAAGGTGTTACAGGGAAAAGGAATAAATCCGGATTATGTAGCGGGTAGCAGTCTTGGTGAATTTGCGGCAGGAGTGGTGAGTGGGGTATGGGAACCTGAGAGTGCCATCGAAGCAGCTATAGAACAAGCTAAGTCAATTGTAAGGAATGATGTTCCCGGCGGTATGCTGGCAGTCATACATGAAAAGAAAAGCCTGGAGCCTCTTTATCTTAAACATCAGCTTTTCCTGGCTGCTGATAACTTTGAGGGACATTTTACGCTCACCGGTCTATCGCAGCACCTGGACGCATTTCAGACTGAATTGGATAAGCGGGACATACAGTTTTTACGGCTTCCTGTCAATTACCCTTTTCATTCCCCGCAAATTGAATGTAGTGAGCATAACTTTACGTATTACACCGCCAGTACACTATCTCTGGCCCATCCTGATACAGGATTTGTTTCCGGAGTACATAACAAAGAGCTAAGTCAGTTACCCGAAAACTATTTCTGGGAAGCCATCAGCTGTTATATGAATTTCCCGGCAATGGTGAAGTATCTTGAAAATAAAGGCGTCTGCCGCTATATTGACGTTGGCCCTTCTGGTACAGGAGCTACTTTTGTTAAGTATAATTTAAGCCCCTCATCCACTTCTCAGACTTTTCAGATTATGACCCCTTATAAAAGAGAGCTGGAACAGCTGGAAATACTACAAAAAAGTTTGGGGCTATGAGAGGCCACAAAAAATGGGTTTTGTCGTTTAGTCTATTACGTTCGATCTGTTCTGTCTGTAGCCGGAACAATATCAATGGAGCCTAAGAATTTTTTGACGATAGCGGCAAAGCGTTCCGGCTGGTCCATGTGGACACTGTGACCAGCTTCCATGATTTGTTCAATCTGAAGTCTGGAATTAACACGTTGCAGCTCTTCAGCAACAGCAGCAGAAACCACGCCTCTATCACCAAATACGAGGAGGCCTGGAATATCGATGTTAATCACTAACTGCCTGTAATCGGGATTGGGTGGCGTGAGAACGTCAAAAGCAGCCATGCTGGTTTGAAGCCGGGCCCGGGCGAATAGCTCAATCGTCTCCGGTGACCGCTTAGTATGCCTGGTGCGCGCTTCAGCTATTATTTGCTCCAATGACATATTAAGAACCTTCCGATGCTGATCAGCCACATCACTATCCCGTACTTCGCGCTGAACTGCGGGATTCAGGAAGGTCGGATCAGCCAATACCAGACCTGCGAGTAGATTGGGTTTACGGCTTGCCACTACTGCTGCAGTCATCCCTCCCATTGAATGTCCGAGCAGGAGTGGAGGAGGAAGTCTCAGCGTTTTTATTAAACCGGCGACATCATTTGCATGATCTTCATATCGGTATCCGTGGTCGGGTGTGCTGGAGCTGCCATGCCCTCTGGCATCCGGCATAATAACATCATATTCCTCCTCCAGTGCATGTGCCAGCCCTGTCCAGCACAAGCCGTTAGTCATCAATCCATGTAACAGGATTAATGGCGGTTTATCTCCTCCGGTTCTTGTGTAATGTATGCTAATGTTGTTTGTTTCGCAGACTCCTGTTTGCCAGTTGGCCATTGGTTATTTTTTTGCGTGTAAAATATATGAACGGGCGGTGGTGATCCCGTTCATACATTCATTTATTTCTGCACCAGTGCCTGGCCTTCGAATACCACACCTGACCATCCATGAGCCATAAATTGCCTGATGTTTTGATGGTCGTCCCCATTGGGATTATTTAATACTGACTGATAGTGTTCTGCAAATAAGTAAAGTGTATCTTCTTTGGAAAGATTATTTAATTGGGCAAAAGCAAAAACTTTAGCACTACCCTGGTTTTGTGTAGCCTCATTATAAGCATCTCCATTTTTGAAGGCTGTTGGTTGGTGCTGATACTGACTTTCTATAAATTCAATCACTTCTTTAAACAGGATTGAATTGTCTTTTAATTTTCCAATCAATGTAGTTAATTGCCCGTTCATGCGGAATAATATTTTTAAGATTAAGGTGACGTTTTGACGTGAGTATTGATTTTAAGCTCACCACATCCCGTTTTACCGCTCAAAAATAAAAATTTTAGAATATCTTTTCCATATAACAAAAACAGCATCCATCGGGAGATGAATGCTGAATGTATCGTGTAGTCAATGTTATTCTTCAGTATCGGGTGTTTCTTCCAGCTGGTCCTTATCGGAGCCTCTCCGCAATTTTACTTTTGGATTACTCTGTGTTCCGGTAACGTTGAAGGGTATACCCAGAATACCGAATGGAGGCAGGCCTACGCGGCCTTTCAGGTTTAGTCTGCCATCAATGCTCACCTGTCCTTCGAAGCGGGGGCGGAAGCCAGCTACGCGCAGCTTGGTCCGCTCTATGGTAATAATATTATTGCTGATGCTGGATTTAATGTCCACTTTGGAAACATCCGGATCTTTTATTTCTGATTTGCCTGTGGACTGACTTACAGCATTCATCAGTTTGAAGCCTTTTAGTTTAATTTTCTTAACAGACAATACACCACCACCTTTGAGTGAAGGGTAGATTGGATTCATATTGCCGTCGAGTTTACCACCGAGGTGATAGTCAATACCTACTATGCCGCTGGCGCTGGCAGCCGAACTGGCCATATCCCGGAAAATTTTAATTTCATTATAGGCGCGCCGGATATCAAATTCCTTTGCCGTGATGTGATAGTCGAAGGAGGCCCGTTGTGGGTGTATACAGGCATAGGTGGCATCCATTTCTACGGGGGCTCCGATAATATTGAACCCGGTTTTGTTGAGCGCTACTTTGCCGCTGTCCAGCACCAGCTGTCCATGGAAACTATCAATGTTCATGCCTTTGAAGCGGATTCTGTCTGCTGCTGCATTGAGTGTCAGTGCCAGGTTAGAAGGCAGGATAATCACACCGGAAGGGGCAGTTGTTTTAGTAGCAGTAGTAGTCGCTGTTGTACTGGAATTGGTCATCAGTTCATCAGCGAATATGTCATTGCTTTTAAAATCGAAGGTGCCATGCAGCGTTTGGTTTTTTCCGGTGAGATAACCAATCACGTTGGTTAAAAAGCCATTCATGGTGAGCTTCGATTTTCCATAGGTGGCGATAAAGGTATCAAACCACATTTTATCCTGATCGAACCGGAATATACCGTTGCTGATATAAAAGGGCAGGGGAAACAGCTCCGAATTGAGCACAATATCCCTGACGGTCATAGTGCCCCGGTTATTTAGTTTATTATAGCGTCCGGCAACAGCATCGGCCTGGCTTCCGCTGAGCGCCAGGTTGGTTTTGATGAAGCCTTTCAGGTCATATCCCTGTATCGCAAATACTTTATAGATGGCACCCAGATCAATGGTACCGTTAGACGTAATATTATACCGGAGGTTATCGAAATTACTCAGGTCTGCTTTCAGCAGAAATGGTTTTCCTTCGAATTCAAAAGCGATGGGCTTCACATCTACCTTCAGGGAGCTGAGTGTGCCGGTGGTGTTGGTAATGCTGGCATCTACATTGATTTTCTGAATGGGTTTAGGATAATATTTTGTTTGCAGAGTACCATCACTCATGGTCAGTTTGGCCGTAGTTACCGGGAACAATCTTTTGGCCGGTACATAGCTGCCTTTGGTATTAATATCCACATGCAATGCGCCGGTAACATCAAGACTATCCATGGGATAGAATTGTTTGACATCGCTCAGTTGCAGGACAGAGGCCAGTTGTGCGTCTATAACAGGTGCCTGGGCATTGCTGAAGCGGAAGTAGCCTTTGATGTAGTTGCTTAACAGGTTGGCGTTGATATTACCGATATTAAAGTGCGTATGTGCCAGATTGTTATCCGGGCAATTAGCTGCTACCTCGAAGCTGATATTTTTCAGCGCTTCCGGGAGAGATGCCAGTTTGAAGTAACCATCGCGGAAGTTGGCCTTGAGATCGAAGGAAGGAATACTACTGATAACTGTGTCCGGATGGTGTTTGGGGCCGTGGTTTACAATGCTGGTGGCATATGGACCGTCAGCCAGCAGATGTGCCTGCAGTTGACCTTTGAGGTCGAAAGACTGCCAGCCCATCGCTTTGCTCCATTTTTCGAGGTCCAGGTCTGTATTTAATTTGAGGTGGATATCAGGTGTTTTAAGTCCTTTTACCCGTATCACAGAGCTGAAATAATCTTTATCGATATTAAAGAAGATGGAGTCTACATTAAGATATAAACTATCGGTATTCAGCTGGGCTAGCCTGGACTGAAAATTTAAAAACAGATTTTTAATGGGTGCCGGTGCTTTGGGATTGCTGATAACACCGTTGCGCACCTGCATATTAAAGGTCAGGTTGGGCATGGTGTTGGTTTCAGCAATATATTCACCTATCAAGCTGGCATTTACATCCGCAGTACCATCTACATTGGTATGTTGCATCCAGGTAAGATATTCAGGAGGCAGGGCTCCGAAAATGGCGTGCAGACTTGATTCCATAGAGCTGAGCCGGAAGTCCATTTTGTAGCCATTCTTCATGAAGGCGAAAGCGCCTTTTAATCTTACCGGCAGTTCATTTATTTTCAGATCATTTCTTTCAAAAATAAAATCCAGGGAGTTGGTGTTGATTTTTGTGATGAGTTCCCCGTTTAGTTTTTTAGATAGGATATACGAAGTATTGTTATACATGAAATCCAGGGAGCCGATATTGATCTTAGAGTAAAGATCGAAGACGGCTTTGCTGAGATCTCCTTTACCTATATAGTTTACGTCCTTTGCCTGCACATACATAGGGAGTGACTGATCATCGTAGATGAGGTGACAATGATCAATCTGTATCCTTTCTATCTTCATGGAGGCGCTGCCGCTATCGGGTTTACTGGCGGTGCTGGCCGGGGCCGCTTTATAGATATTATAATTCGGATGTCCCGAGGAATCAACCATGATATGGATTTTCCCTTTGGTCAGATATATCTCATCGATGGTGATGGCATTGGAAAATACGCTTTTCAGGTTTACACCCAGGGCCACTTCATTGCCGGCCACGAGGGTGTCCTGTGCGAAAGGGGCGCCGCCTTTCAGGCTAACATCGTATAGGGTTAGCGTTAGGGCAGGAAAGTGGTTAAAGAAAGATAACCGGGCTTTGGAAAAATTGAGTTCACCTGTGATACTGTTGTTGGCCCAGGTCTTGATCTTGCTGGATATGGCATCGGGGAAAAGGATGGGAAGCAAAAACAGCAACGCAAGAATTGCGGCCAGAGATATTGATGTAATTTTTAATATTTTTAATGCAACTTTTCTAATGAAGGCATTACGCATAGCAATCCGGGTATATATTAAATGGGTGCCAACATATGCTCTGTTAACGGGGAGGCATATACTGGCAATTCTATGATGGTTACGGGGGCGAAGGTAGTTATTTTTTGGCTGTAGACTTCCCGGAGGCTCTTTTTAGGAAAGAAAACGTATATGCAAAACTTTTACTTAATTTAATCCTGATCCAATCAGTAATTTATGACAAGTGAAGCAATGATCGCCTTTAAAGCTAATTTAAAACAGGCCGGATTGCAATTAATAGCAGAACGTATTACAATGGCCAAATCAGCCATGGATAATGCACAGGAAGCCGCCAATAGCGAAGGAAAGAGTTCTGCAGGCGATAAATATGAAACCGGAAGGGCCATGGGGCATCTTGAAAAAGACATGTATGCCCGGCAACTGGCTGAAAATATGAAGGAACTGTCCAGGTTACAGGAAGTAAAAACAGACGTCATCTACACCACCATCCAAACAGGTGCCTTTGTACGATGTGAGGAACAGTCCTTTTTTATTGCCGCAGGATTAGGGAAACAACTCATAGATGATCGGTCCATATTTTTTCTGTCTCCCTATACACCGCTTGCAAAATTGTTGCTACACAAAAAAGCCGGAGATAGTTTTCTCTTCAATAAAATGAGTATTGTTATCCTGGAAGTATATTAATTATAGTTAATAATCAGATAACCTTTTTCGTCTATTACAAACTGAGATACTCCGCCACTTACCTTTATCAGTTTATACATCATCATAAATCGCCTGTTTTCAATCTTATATTTTGCAGACATGATGGGTGTATAACGTGAACGTATAAATCAAAAGGGGGCAAAAGCCCCCTTCCGGTATTTATCTAGTTGTTTAACTGCAGAGACGCTGGCCCGAATTCTTCAAAATGAATCGAGGCTGTATCTACACCATTTTCTACCAGAAAACCGTAATGTTTGGCGATGAACGGCGCAGGTCCGCAGATGTAGTAATCGGCGTCTGCCTGTAATACGGCTGCTTTAATTTTGGAGAGATCCACCCAGCCGGTGTATTGTGCCTGTATTTCAGGCTGATCATAAAAAATATGATGGTTAAGATTGGAATAGGAGTCAGCGAGTTGTGTGAGGCGGTCTTTGAAGGCATGTACTGCTTCGTTGCGGCATCCATGTACCCAGGTGATGGCCGTATCTGTCTGTTTGGCGGTAAGCTCTTCGAGCATGGCCATCAGAGGTGTCTGGCCTACGCCGCCGCTGATAAATACTTTAGGACGGGATGTATTTTCATGGAGTGTAAAGGTGCCGGCAGGTGCTGATAATTCCACTACGTCTCCTTCCTGGATATGATCGTGGAGGCGGTTGGAGATCAGTCCGTCGGGATGACTGGCGCCTGCTTCCCTTTTTACTGAAATACGATAATATTTACCGTTGGGAGCACAGGAGATGCTGTACTGGCGGGGTTGCAACAGGTTCAGTTCAGGCAGGAACAGGCGCAGACTGATATACTGACCTGGCAGAAAATCCGCTACATCGCCACCATCAGCTGGATACAGGTAGAAGGAAGTGATTTCCGACGACTCTTTTATTTTCTGTTTTACAATAAAAGGTTTCCAGCCGGTCCATCCTGCATTTTTGCTTACTTGTTTTGTATAAAGATGTTGTTCGTGGCCAGTCATGATGGCTGCCAGCTGCTGATAGGCTACAGCCCATGCTTCCAGCAGTTCCGGTGTAGCGGCATCTCCCAGTACTTCGGAGATGGAGGCCAGCAGGTGTTTTCCAACAATTGCATAGTGTTCCGGGCGGATATCGAGGCTGGTATGTTTATGTCCGATGCTGTCTACTACCGGCATCAGTACAGCCGGATTATCAATGTGCTCTGCATAGGCCAGTACTGCCATTGCCAGGGCTGTCTGTTGTTTTCCATTCTGCTGGTTTCCCATGTTGAATACATGTTTCAGCTCCGGGTTATGGGTAAACATGCGGTTATAAAAATGGGTTGTCAGCAATACACCATGCTCTCTGAGCACTGGCACTGTAGCTGTTACGAGCTGTTTTTGTTCCGTTGTCATCTTATATAAACTTTGAATAACAAAAGACTTTTTTGTCCTTTATTTTTATAAAAAAAACTACTTGTTCAGCGTAAATTTCTCTTTAATCAGCCCCATATTGAATTTCCCGATAGTGGTGTTCTGCAGCATGCGGGTGATCCGGTTTCTGATTTTCTTAAAATCTTCATGCAGCGGACAGGGATTGCTTTCGGAGCAATAGGAGAGGCCCAGTGCGCATCCGATGAATATTTCATTGCCATCAATAGCTGTCACGATGTCCGCCAGCGGCCGGTTCAGGGAAGCGGCATCAAAGTAAAAGCCGCCATTAGGCCCTTTGGCAGACTGGATCAGTCCTTCCCGGCTGAGCTTCTGAAGAATTTTGGCAAGAAATGGTTCCGGAGAATTAATATGTTCAGCAATTTCTTTACTACCTACCTTGTATCCGGCATGAGATCGCTGCGCGATGTAGAAAACCGCGCGCATCGCATACTCACATGTTTTGGAAAAGATAGCCATATTGCTGCCTGAATATTTAATTGCAACACAAAGATAAGTCCGGAATAATAAAAGGCAAAAATATCTTTTATTATTTCGGGAATGATGATGCCAGCGCCAGGATTGACGGATTTTAATATTATTATATTTGATAAAAAACTATGTAAAAGTGAAGTAAAAACATTGCTGATAACCTATTTCCAGAAGGGCTTCGTACGCAGGTGATGAAGGGGAGCATTACATTCGTTTTTGAGATAATGGTGAATCGTAATACACGTGGCAGGATGCCCTACAGTATACACCATAGTATTTTCAAAACCTGCAGGAAAAATTCTCTTTACTTTTTCCAGTATCGCTTTTTCAGAGACAGGGTTTATAATATGATACTCAAAAGGAAAACTGTGGTCTATATCAGGGAAAATGTCTTCATTACTTTCTGTATAAACAAAGCTCCTGATGTTTTTGCTGATGGCCAGTCCCCGGTTTATTTCGTACAGGTGAGATAAGGATGTTATATCACCAATCAACACATAATTATCAGCACTGTTATCCACCAGCAGCTTGCCTCTTGGCTGTTCAAAATATACAATGTCGCCAGGCTGCACAGACTTAATCCAGTCAGCGCCCTTTCCATTTGAAAAAGTACAAATAGCAAAATCTGCAATCTGGTGAACAGGTTCATAATTCCAGAAGGAATATTTTCTGTCTTCGCAGTCAATATCGTAATGTGGATTCCCCAGGAAGAATTGAGCGGTAAAACCAGGCACATACTGCATTTGAGAAAAATCCTGGCTTTGTACTTTTATATGAAAAGTGTGTCTGGCGATCTTTTCTTTCATCAAAACGATACCACTCTGAATGATACTTGCTTCTTTTCTATGTCCCATAATCAATGTTTTATGGATGCAAATTTGGAAATTGTCTCATCCAAAAACTTTGACCTGAGTCAAAAACGATTTTTAAATTTTAGATTTTAATCTGCTTAATGTTTCCTGCGAGATGTTGAGATAGGAGGCTATCATTTTGTTGGAGAGCCGTCTTACAATGTCCGGGTTTTCTTCCAGCAACTGCCGGTATTTTTCTTTGGCATCCAATGTAAGGAACGACATCAGCCTCCTGGTATTGGTGACGTATGCATTTTCAAGATATGACCTGTAAAATTTCTCCCACTGAGGTATTATCTCCAGCAGATCATAGAAGCCGTTATGTGTGATATAGAATACTTCGGAATCTTCCACCGCCTGAATAAATTCTTCAGAAGGTTCGCTGGTGATGAAGCTGACCAGTGCAGTTGCAAACTGTCCTTCGAAAGCAAAATATCTGGTGGCATCCTGACCTTCTTCTGTAATAAAAAAGATGCGTAAACAACCAGTGCCAACGAAAAAAGTTCGTTGGCTGGTTTGTCCGTGTGTGAGTAATAACTCGTTCTTCTTTAGCTTCACCGGCTTAAAGTAAGATAGAATAACTTCCAGTTCCTGCTCACTAACGGTAATCTTGCTTTTGATATAATCCACTAACTGATCGTACATAAACACAAAAATATCAATTAATTTTTCGTTCGATGTGCCTGATTCAGCAGTATTGCAGTAGCAGCGGCAACTGCAGCAGTCAGGTAGATAAACGAATATCCGCAATATCCGGCTATCAGCCCAGCCAGTGGTCCGGTAATGCCTAGTGCGAGGTCAAAGAAAGCAACATAGGCGCCTAAAGCTACGCCTCTGTTTTGTGGTGTCACTTGTTTAACAGCTTCTACACCCAATGAAGGAAACACCAGTGAGAAACCAAAACCAGTAAGGGCTACGCCCACGAAAGCCATTTCGGAAGATGTTGCCATCCTGATGCAGGTGAGCCCCGCAACTTCCACCAGTAGTGAATAAAAGGCAATGATATGACCACCATGTTTATCAGGCAGATGAGAAAAGAACAGCCGTGCCAATATATAGGCGATACCGAAGATAGTGAGTGATAGTGAAGCGTTCTCCCATTGCTGCTGCGCAAAGTAAAGTGTGATGAAAGATGCAATCACCCCAAATCCCATTGTTGCTAAAGCCAATCCGCTACCTTGCCGCCAAATGGATTTAACGACTTTGTAAAACGGCATTCTTGCGCTACCTGCCGGCACCACTCCGCTAAGCCCAATAGCCAGTGCCAGCGCTATAACTGGCAAAATCAATATAGCGGTAAAAGCACCGTTTAATGAAAGGCTGTTCTCCATCCACATGCCAATGGGCGCGCCAAATGCCAGGGCTCCATACATTGAAATTCCGTTCCAGGCCATTACTTTACCGGAATACTTTACGCCCATCAGGCCTATTCCCCATGATAATGCTCCCGTTATTAATAGACTTTCTCCAAACCCTAATACCAAACGCCCTGCTAACAACAGGAGAATACTAAAGGATGGCTGTGATGTTATTGCATTGGAAAGCAGGTAAAATACACCGGTGAGGGCACATAAAATTAAACCGGTTGAAACAGACTTTTTACTGCCACGGGTATCACAGATAGTCCCTGAAAAATGCCTGGTTGCCAGGGTGGCTGCTGATTGAATACCGATAACAATGCCTACCATCAAACTGCTGTAATGTAGTTTGTTGGTTACAAAAGCAGGTAAGGTACCGAGGGATATGCCCAATGTTAAAAAGCCAAGGAAGACAATGCTGCAGAGCATTAACAGCTGTTGGATGGTGCCCGTTTCCGGAGCCGCATCAATGGCTGCTGCTGATTTTGATTTTAAATATTCCATTTCATTTCGTTTTTAAAAGCTGACACAAAGTTGCCATTGTGCAAAACGATAAACCTTGATCCAGGTCAAAAACGGAAAAACGGGTTGCAGATAATGGAATTAAATAAGCTTGCTGTTCACTGCATAAGACAAAGCATCCATAATATTATTTACCTCCAGACGCTCAAATATCCGTCGCCGGTAGTATTTAATGGTGTCTGGTGCAACAAAAATCTTTTCAGCAATCTGATTAATGGAGAGTCCTTGTGCATGCAAACGTAAAATTTCTATTTCCCTTTCGGTGAGCACAGGTTTTTCAGACTTCAGCCACATTTTCTTTCCGGCGTTTAGCTCCCACATTTCGATGGAGCCTTGTTTGTAAATACGGGCATTGCCAGCTGTTTGATGATGAGAGAGGGATAC is part of the Chitinophaga flava genome and encodes:
- the hmpA gene encoding NO-inducible flavohemoprotein; translated protein: MTTEQKQLVTATVPVLREHGVLLTTHFYNRMFTHNPELKHVFNMGNQQNGKQQTALAMAVLAYAEHIDNPAVLMPVVDSIGHKHTSLDIRPEHYAIVGKHLLASISEVLGDAATPELLEAWAVAYQQLAAIMTGHEQHLYTKQVSKNAGWTGWKPFIVKQKIKESSEITSFYLYPADGGDVADFLPGQYISLRLFLPELNLLQPRQYSISCAPNGKYYRISVKREAGASHPDGLISNRLHDHIQEGDVVELSAPAGTFTLHENTSRPKVFISGGVGQTPLMAMLEELTAKQTDTAITWVHGCRNEAVHAFKDRLTQLADSYSNLNHHIFYDQPEIQAQYTGWVDLSKIKAAVLQADADYYICGPAPFIAKHYGFLVENGVDTASIHFEEFGPASLQLNN
- a CDS encoding RrF2 family transcriptional regulator, giving the protein MAIFSKTCEYAMRAVFYIAQRSHAGYKVGSKEIAEHINSPEPFLAKILQKLSREGLIQSAKGPNGGFYFDAASLNRPLADIVTAIDGNEIFIGCALGLSYCSESNPCPLHEDFKKIRNRITRMLQNTTIGKFNMGLIKEKFTLNK
- a CDS encoding SIP domain-containing protein — translated: MGHRKEASIIQSGIVLMKEKIARHTFHIKVQSQDFSQMQYVPGFTAQFFLGNPHYDIDCEDRKYSFWNYEPVHQIADFAICTFSNGKGADWIKSVQPGDIVYFEQPRGKLLVDNSADNYVLIGDITSLSHLYEINRGLAISKNIRSFVYTESNEDIFPDIDHSFPFEYHIINPVSEKAILEKVKRIFPAGFENTMVYTVGHPATCITIHHYLKNECNAPLHHLRTKPFWK
- a CDS encoding Crp/Fnr family transcriptional regulator; the protein is MYDQLVDYIKSKITVSEQELEVILSYFKPVKLKKNELLLTHGQTSQRTFFVGTGCLRIFFITEEGQDATRYFAFEGQFATALVSFITSEPSEEFIQAVEDSEVFYITHNGFYDLLEIIPQWEKFYRSYLENAYVTNTRRLMSFLTLDAKEKYRQLLEENPDIVRRLSNKMIASYLNISQETLSRLKSKI
- a CDS encoding MFS transporter; the protein is MEYLKSKSAAAIDAAPETGTIQQLLMLCSIVFLGFLTLGISLGTLPAFVTNKLHYSSLMVGIVIGIQSAATLATRHFSGTICDTRGSKKSVSTGLILCALTGVFYLLSNAITSQPSFSILLLLAGRLVLGFGESLLITGALSWGIGLMGVKYSGKVMAWNGISMYGALAFGAPIGMWMENSLSLNGAFTAILILPVIALALAIGLSGVVPAGSARMPFYKVVKSIWRQGSGLALATMGFGVIASFITLYFAQQQWENASLSLTIFGIAYILARLFFSHLPDKHGGHIIAFYSLLVEVAGLTCIRMATSSEMAFVGVALTGFGFSLVFPSLGVEAVKQVTPQNRGVALGAYVAFFDLALGITGPLAGLIAGYCGYSFIYLTAAVAAATAILLNQAHRTKN